The following coding sequences lie in one Arachis hypogaea cultivar Tifrunner chromosome 4, arahy.Tifrunner.gnm2.J5K5, whole genome shotgun sequence genomic window:
- the LOC140184035 gene encoding uncharacterized protein, which yields MPMYECEHCNALYWYAEKSNKSYNTTEPKFTLCCKGGKVQLPQLQEAPRVLYDLLYNNTPKSKHFRDNIKAYNSMFQFTSMGAKIDRGRSQARGPPTFILCGENYHLMGNLIPPEGNIAKFSQLYVFDTQDEIETRMGEHHKEIHEDIVRELKQMLDDNNVLVKAFRMVRDSLTRESNNTIKLRLLDKREKDGRRYNLPNTDEVAALIVGDFDINKTDRDIVVETQSGRLQRINQLNPAYLGLQYPLLFPFGEDSYKEDIPFNKGNQSGSKGRHEVSLREFFAFRIQERTFKAKLDLMIKDIRANKIFGRVCAVVYTIEFQKRGLPHAHILLFLHKDDKFPTAEDIDKIISAEIPDKELDPEYFEAVEKHMIHGPCVYRRKEDVRTINKYGVDLDSRYVVPHNRLLLMRYGAHINVEWCNQSRSIKYLIKYVNKGHDHVTASFYRRVTADAELDEYDENVIFKDHENLEDVVRKASVKESMFLGWFEANKDYAKQGH from the exons ATGCCAATGTATGAATGTGAACATTGCAATGCTCTATATTGGTATGCTGAAAAGTCAAACAAAAGTTACAACACAACAGAACCAAAATTCACATTATGTTGTAAAGGAGGAAAGGTTCAACTTCCACAATTACAAGAGGCCCCGAGAGTGTTGTATGATTTGTTGTACAATAATACCCCTAAGAGCAAGCATTTTCGGGATAACATCAAAGCTTACAATAGCATGTTTCAGTTCACATCAATGGGTGCAAAAATAGACCGTGGCAGAAGTCAAGCAAGAGGGCCACCAACATTTATTCTTTGTGGAGAGAATTATCATCTAATGGGTAATCTGATTCCTCCAGAGGGAAACATTGCAAAATTTTCCCAACTGTATGTATTTGAtactcaggatgagattgaaactcGCATG GGTGAACATCACAAAGAGATACATGAAGATATTGTTAGAGAATTGAAACAGATGCTTGATGATAACAATGTATTGGTGAAGGCATTTCGCATGGTTAGAGACTCGCTCACACGAGAGTCTAATAATACAATAAAGCTCAGGCTTTTGGATAAAAGGGAAAAGGATGGTAGGCGATACAACCTGCCCAACACGGATGAGGTAGCTGCATTGATTGTGGGTGACTTTGACATAAATAAAACTGATAGGGACATTGTGGTAGAGACACAAAGTGGAAGGTTACAAAGGATTAATCAACTCAATCCTGCTTATTTGGGATTACAATACCCATTGTTATTTCCATTTGGAGAGGATAGTTACAAGGAAGACATACCTTTCAACAAGGGTAATCAAAGTGGTAGCAAAGGGCGACACGAGGTTTCATTAAGAGAATTCTTTGCATTCAGGATACAAGAAAG GACATTCAAGGCAAAGCTGGATTTGATGATAAAAGATATTAGAGCAAACAAAATTTTTGGCAGAGTTTGTGCAG TTGTATACACAATCGAATTTCAAAAACGGGGACTACCACACGCACATATACTATTGTTCTTACATAAGGATGACAAGTTTCCGACAGCTGAAGACATTGACAAGATCATATCTGCTGAGATTCCAGATAAGGAATTAGACCCTGAATACTTTGAAGCAGTGGAAAAGCACATGATACATGGTCCATGTG TATATAGGCGTAAGGAAGATGTAAGAACTATCAACAAGTATGGGGTTGACCTTGATAGCCGTTATGTGGTTCCACACAACAGACTACTACTTATGAGATATGGCGCACATATAAATGTGGAGTGGTGCAATCAATCAAGATCAATAAAGTATTTGATCAAATACGTGAACAAAGGTCATGATCACGTAACTGCTTCCTTCTATAGACGTGTCACAGCGGATGCTGAGTTAGATGAATATGATGAG AATGTGATATTCAAAGACCACGAAAATCTGGAGGATGTTGTTCGAAAAGCATCAGTGAAAGAATCTATGTTTTTAGGATGGTTTGAAGCAAACAAGGATTATGCGAAGCAAGGGCACTGA
- the LOC112796220 gene encoding metal tolerance protein 11 isoform X2 yields the protein MVDFVQGQEDDIADYYQQQVEVLEGFNEMDALAERGFIPGMSKEEQEKLARSETFAIRLSNVANMVLFIAKVYASIRSGSLAIIASTLDSLLDLLSGFILWFTAFSMQTPNPYQYPIGKKRMQPLGILVFASVMATLGLQIILESMRTLLSDENAFSLTREQEQWIVGIMLSVTLVKFLLMIYCRSFTNEIVKAYAQDHFFDVITNVIGLIAALLANYVDDWMDPVGAIILALYTIRTWSLTVLENVNSLVGRSAAPEYLQKLTYLCWNHHKAVRHIDTVRAYTFGSHYFVEVDIVLPSDMPLQEAHDIGESLQEKLELLPEIERAFVHLDYEYSHKPEHAQSH from the exons ATGGTGGATTTCGTTCAAG GGCAAGAAGATGACATTGCTGATTACTATCAGCAACAGGTTGAAGTGCTAGAGGGCTTTAATGAAATGGATGCCTTGGCAGAACGTGGTTTTATTCCTGGGATGTCAAAG GAGGAGCAGGAAAAGCTAGCAAGAAGCGAGACGTTTGCCATCAGACTATCAAATGTAGCAAACATGGTTCTCTTTATTGCTAAAGTCTATGCATCAATCAGAAGTGGTTCCTTGGCCATCATAGCATCCACTTTGGACTCGCTTCTTGATCTCCTGTCTGGATTCATACTCTGGTTTACTGCATTTTCCATGCAAACACCGAACCCATATCAGTACCCtataggaaaaaagagaatgcAACCTTTG GGGATTCTTGTTTTTGCCTCTGTTATGGCAACACTAGGATTGCAAATTATTTTGGAGTCAATGCGGACACTATTATCAGAT GAAAATGCATTCAGCTTGACCAGAGAACAAGAGCAGTGGATTGTTGGTATTATGCTTTCAGTGACGTTGGTCAAATTCCTCCTAATGATCTATTGCCGCTCCTTTACTAATGAGATTGTCAAAGCCTATGCCCAAGATCACTTTTTTGATGTGATCACAAATGTCATTGGTCTCATTGCTGCACTTTTGGCAAATTATGTCGATGATTGGATGGATCCTGTTGGTGCTATCATT CTGGCTTTGTACACTATCCGCACATGGTCATTGACAGTGCTGGAAAACGTGAATTCCCTGGTTGGAAGATCAGCTGCTCCAGAGTATCTTCAGAAACTAACATACCTCTGCTGGAACCACCACAAGGCCGTGCGGCACATTGACACTGTGCGTGCTTACACTTTTGGGTCTCACTACTTTGTTGAGGTTGATATTGTCCTGCCTTCTGATATGCCCTTGCAAGAGGCTCATGACATTGGGGAATCGCTGCAAGAAAAGCTTGAGCTTTTACCTGAGATTGAACGCGCCTTTGTTCATCTTGATTATGAGTACAGTCACAAACCTGAGCATGCCCAATCCCATTGA